One window from the genome of Candidatus Hydrogenedentota bacterium encodes:
- a CDS encoding nitronate monooxygenase, translated as MLHKAGETRREGCRGFGAFTEPHAINPFGGGRVRVEKYPLIIQGGMGAAVSHWKLARAVSMQGQLGVVSGTALGTVVARKLLAGDAGGHYRRALEAFPEAEIGKRFIDTWYRPEGKADDAAFKLHSVYTVNPSQDLLELTVAAGFAEVYLAKEGHDGIVGLNLLEKIRLPNPALLYGAMLAGVDYVIMGAGIPIEIPGVLDGLAKHETVRLRVPVEGAEAGEEYFTVFDPRRIVAEPKGDLKRPKFLAIISSAVLAIAMIKKASGKTDGFVIEGPKAGGHNAPPRGQGPLSDTGEPVYGPKDEVDIEKIKSFGLPFWLAGTYGSPERLREALALGAQGIQVGTAFAFSEDSGFTPEIRQGALKKVAAGEMTVFTDPLASPTGFPFKVASIPGTMSERELYELRDRLCDVGYLRVVYKKPDGTLGYRCAAEPVDQYVKKGGKIEDTEGRKCLCNGLAAAAGFPQVQKSGYKELPLVTAGDDLLELRRFFKDGSTSYTAADVISTLLQGLDQH; from the coding sequence ATGTTGCACAAGGCGGGTGAGACCCGCCGAGAAGGCTGTCGTGGCTTTGGTGCGTTCACGGAGCCGCATGCCATCAATCCTTTCGGGGGGGGAAGAGTCCGAGTGGAAAAGTATCCGTTAATTATTCAAGGCGGCATGGGCGCTGCTGTCTCGCATTGGAAGCTGGCGCGAGCCGTGTCAATGCAGGGGCAGTTGGGCGTCGTGTCGGGCACGGCGTTGGGGACGGTGGTTGCGCGTAAGCTTCTTGCGGGTGATGCGGGCGGACACTACCGGCGCGCCCTGGAGGCGTTTCCCGAGGCGGAAATCGGCAAGCGATTCATCGATACGTGGTATCGGCCGGAAGGAAAGGCCGATGATGCAGCATTCAAGTTGCACTCGGTCTATACGGTTAATCCGTCTCAAGATCTGCTCGAGCTTACGGTGGCGGCTGGTTTTGCGGAGGTGTACCTCGCCAAGGAGGGACACGACGGAATTGTCGGACTGAACCTTCTAGAGAAAATTCGTCTGCCGAATCCGGCGCTCTTGTACGGTGCAATGCTTGCTGGCGTGGATTACGTGATCATGGGCGCGGGCATTCCCATTGAGATTCCAGGCGTGTTGGATGGGTTGGCGAAGCATGAGACGGTGCGGTTGCGCGTGCCAGTCGAGGGTGCTGAGGCGGGAGAAGAGTATTTCACGGTGTTCGATCCGCGGCGTATCGTGGCGGAGCCGAAGGGGGATCTGAAGCGGCCTAAGTTCTTAGCGATCATCTCATCGGCGGTGCTGGCGATTGCGATGATTAAGAAGGCATCGGGCAAGACGGATGGATTTGTGATCGAGGGGCCGAAAGCGGGCGGACACAATGCGCCGCCTCGTGGGCAGGGACCGCTTAGCGATACTGGCGAGCCGGTATATGGTCCGAAGGACGAAGTCGACATCGAGAAGATCAAGTCGTTCGGTCTGCCGTTCTGGCTGGCGGGTACGTACGGTTCGCCGGAGAGGCTCCGGGAAGCGTTGGCGCTTGGAGCGCAGGGAATTCAGGTGGGCACGGCGTTCGCGTTCAGCGAGGATTCGGGGTTTACGCCCGAGATTCGTCAGGGTGCGTTGAAGAAGGTGGCGGCAGGCGAGATGACCGTGTTCACCGATCCGTTGGCATCGCCGACGGGATTTCCGTTCAAGGTTGCGAGCATTCCGGGGACAATGTCGGAACGAGAACTCTACGAATTGCGTGATCGGTTGTGTGACGTCGGGTACTTGCGCGTGGTGTACAAGAAGCCGGATGGAACGCTCGGATACCGGTGTGCAGCGGAGCCCGTGGATCAGTATGTGAAGAAGGGCGGCAAGATTGAGGACACCGAGGGGCGCAAGTGTCTGTGCAATGGGTTGGCGGCCGCCGCGGGATTTCCTCAAGTGCAGAAGAGCGGGTATAAGGAACTGCCGCTAGTCACGGCGGGCGACGATCTGCTTGAGCTGCGCCGATTCTTCAAAGACGGATCGACATCGTACACCGCCGCGGACGTGATCTCCACGTTGCTCCAGGGACTTGACCAGCACTAA